The genomic window CTGAGGAGAAGAAAGCAACAGGGAGGGACGAAGTGAAGTGCGAAGCAATCCGGCTGAGGCTGGTCGCCTACATGGACGGCGAGCTCGATACCGAACTGCACGGGCAATTTACCGCTCATCTGCGGCAGTGCGAGGACTGCCGGAAGGAGCTGGAGGCACTCGGCGACGTCGACGCGCTGGTCACGGGTCTTCCCCGGTACGGTCCGTCCGCGGATTTCGCCCGCATCCTCGTATCGAAGGTTCGATACACGGTTGCCCCCGTGCGCAAGGGTCCTATTCTCCAGCGGGCATGGAAGACCCTGCTCGAATATACAGGAAGATTCGTCGAGCTTCTCGAGCCCGAAAGACGCGTCGGCACGCGCTCCCTCGATGAGTTCAACGACATTCCCGACTCTTTTATCGGCTACGCATACTTCAAGGTTCTCGGCCCGCAAAGATGAGGGTTTCTCAATGAACGCTGCATCTTTCTTCTATGGTTTTGTTGCCGCCGTCATCCTCGTTTCCGTTGCCCTGAGCGTCGCTTACCTGGCTCTCAGCAAGGCCCGCGCGAGGAAAGGAGACATCAAGGGATACCTCGATCTCATTCCCGATCTCACGGAAGAACAACGCGCGCGACTCCGGGAGATTCGCACGGTGTTTCTGCCCAGAGTGGAAGGAATCCGGCGGGAGATGCGTCTCAGGCGAGGCGAGCTGGCCGAGCTTCTTTTCGGTGAGCCGGCGGACCGGGAACGCATTTACGAAGTAGCGGACGGGATCATCGGCAAGCAGTCGGAGCTCGAACACGAAGTCATCGAACACATCCTCGAGGAAAAGGATCTGCTCACCCCGGCCCAAAAGCGGAGATTCTACGAAATCATCGTCGATCAGTTCTCGGGCGGGGGACTTGGCGTCCACGACGTGAGGGCGGGAAAGAAGACGGGAGAAGCCGGCCGAAACCGCTGATGCGGAAGTCGCGCCGCACAATGCGGCGCGATGGGGTCAAGCCCGGCGCGCGGCGTGGGGCGCATCGCTTCCGCAGCTTTACTCAGACATCGCACAGTCCATTGTCGCCGGGCGTCGCCAGGCCCGTTTCGTCCGGTCCGTGTCCTTTTGATTGAACCGGACTTCACAAAGTGCTATCCTTCATTACCGCTGTGACCGGTTTGACAGGATAGCGGCATCGGGCGGAACCGTCCGATTTTTCCGTTTTTCCCTCCGGGCAAGATTTCGAAGGACACGCTGACGATGATGATTCGCGCTTATGTGGGATTTGACGACACGGACTGCCCCGATTCGGATCGTGGAACAGGCAAGCTGGCCCGATGGTTCCAACGGGAATTGCCGGA from Syntrophobacter fumaroxidans MPOB includes these protein-coding regions:
- a CDS encoding anti-sigma factor family protein, with the translated sequence MKCEAIRLRLVAYMDGELDTELHGQFTAHLRQCEDCRKELEALGDVDALVTGLPRYGPSADFARILVSKVRYTVAPVRKGPILQRAWKTLLEYTGRFVELLEPERRVGTRSLDEFNDIPDSFIGYAYFKVLGPQR
- a CDS encoding Spy/CpxP family protein refolding chaperone, encoding MNAASFFYGFVAAVILVSVALSVAYLALSKARARKGDIKGYLDLIPDLTEEQRARLREIRTVFLPRVEGIRREMRLRRGELAELLFGEPADRERIYEVADGIIGKQSELEHEVIEHILEEKDLLTPAQKRRFYEIIVDQFSGGGLGVHDVRAGKKTGEAGRNR